A stretch of Candidatus Nanogingivalaceae bacterium DNA encodes these proteins:
- a CDS encoding glycosyltransferase, which yields MKNPLVSVVCTSFNKEKWIAQAIESFLMQETSFEFEILIIDDASTDASSKIIRKFANENPKKIRFFENEKNLGIAKTWKKICNKARGKYIARCDGDDYWIKKDKLQKQVDLLESNKDSKWCNTEFQTENEEGEILFKKSFAEKFVKMPEDFTEMLISKGFTNASTWLVNTELMKEINNTLDTKTPDDTFDIQLELFVKTKLSTIEEPMVAYRFTTGSDSHPEDLSRIQERNQRLLQTQIKFLQKYQEKVNFLQAIKELLEKQTTLENYLAEKEISILERNKLLSDRQKFIDEQGLIIKHHENNVKNLENNIEELENRKWFGLHKIIHKDSSKEK from the coding sequence ATGAAAAATCCGTTAGTTTCTGTAGTTTGTACGAGTTTCAATAAAGAAAAGTGGATTGCGCAAGCAATTGAGAGCTTTTTAATGCAGGAAACTAGTTTTGAGTTTGAGATTTTAATTATTGACGACGCTTCCACCGATGCATCGTCTAAAATTATTCGAAAATTTGCAAATGAAAATCCTAAGAAGATTCGTTTCTTCGAAAATGAAAAAAATCTAGGGATTGCGAAAACTTGGAAGAAAATATGTAATAAGGCTCGAGGCAAATATATAGCTCGGTGCGACGGTGATGATTATTGGATTAAAAAAGATAAGCTACAAAAACAAGTCGATCTTCTCGAGAGTAATAAAGATTCGAAATGGTGTAATACTGAATTTCAAACTGAGAATGAGGAAGGGGAAATTCTTTTTAAAAAGTCTTTCGCTGAAAAATTTGTAAAAATGCCCGAAGATTTTACTGAGATGTTAATTTCTAAAGGTTTTACAAATGCTTCAACATGGTTAGTTAATACTGAACTAATGAAGGAAATAAACAATACACTTGATACTAAAACTCCTGATGATACATTTGATATCCAACTGGAATTATTTGTTAAGACCAAACTTTCAACAATAGAAGAGCCAATGGTTGCATATAGGTTTACTACAGGATCAGACTCCCATCCAGAAGATCTTTCGAGAATTCAAGAAAGAAACCAGCGACTACTTCAAACGCAGATAAAATTTTTACAAAAATATCAAGAAAAAGTTAATTTTTTACAGGCGATTAAGGAGCTCTTAGAAAAACAAACCACACTTGAAAACTATCTTGCGGAAAAAGAGATTTCAATTTTAGAGCGGAACAAGCTATTAAGTGATAGACAGAAGTTTATAGATGAGCAAGGGCTAATCATTAAGCATCATGAAAATAATGTAAAAAATTTAGAGAATAATATTGAAGAACTAGAAAACCGAAAGTGGTTTGGTCTACATAAGATTATTCATAAAGATAGTAGTAAGGAGAAATAA
- a CDS encoding glycosyltransferase family 39 protein, whose translation MKINARKISKKSTKNILSGSRKVWKNLKSFFSNPFFLTLIIVDLILVSFMYVGPGNLIKTHDGNYHLYRFATSISAFDDGQKFLQLDADQLQGFGQAPNLFYGPMLSWLVLVVFKITSNLQISLMFLMLVATIATTFGAYYASKKIFKSEKAGFFTALFFTLEPFHVGELLTRGSFSEYLAFAFIPFIILAIYQIIFESKTDFKRIFMLAFSAFGIIMNHNLTAVLIAAMAALFVVFNIRKVFSKPKILFSLILAGILAVGFSAIFILPFLEVREVGIYNIFNPDFQKWFYVNGSQVTPADAWLPTNMFRPPAGHASVVFGLSPVLLVLTIGFLVFRKDIKNENYRRFSMMSIIISAIFVLFSTRIFAFVPAVQNFHSMLQFSQRMLIIQSVLLPFVAGYFIGEKLKNKREIMIAAAIASISYIHITTSAIEPGKVSLPMNVGVDYNLVDGISIAMGEYQPIFPKVENVKDISATAAGYVKKTISEKGQKADVISGSAKISGFEKKGSRMRLAVSENKNGAEIELPMFYYPGFKAVLNGKLVKTSYSNKNRMVSVKLNPGQNGALEVYYGISPATKIGSIVSGLSFLACGLFMVIKRYKNAK comes from the coding sequence ATGAAAATTAATGCTAGAAAAATCTCAAAAAAATCTACAAAAAATATTTTGAGTGGCTCGAGAAAAGTGTGGAAAAACTTAAAATCGTTTTTCTCAAATCCATTTTTCTTAACTTTAATCATTGTTGATCTAATACTGGTCTCATTTATGTATGTGGGACCAGGTAATTTAATAAAAACCCACGATGGTAATTATCATCTATATAGATTTGCGACTTCAATTTCTGCCTTTGATGATGGGCAAAAGTTCCTCCAGCTTGACGCTGATCAGCTTCAAGGCTTTGGTCAGGCGCCAAATTTGTTTTACGGCCCAATGTTGAGTTGGTTAGTTTTGGTTGTCTTTAAAATTACATCAAATTTGCAAATATCTTTAATGTTTTTAATGCTGGTTGCAACAATCGCAACAACTTTTGGCGCGTATTATGCCTCGAAAAAGATTTTTAAAAGCGAAAAAGCTGGATTTTTTACAGCCCTATTTTTTACACTTGAGCCGTTTCATGTGGGTGAATTACTAACTCGCGGCTCGTTTAGCGAATATTTAGCGTTTGCATTCATTCCGTTTATAATTCTAGCAATTTATCAGATTATTTTTGAGAGTAAAACTGATTTTAAGCGTATTTTTATGCTTGCGTTTTCTGCTTTCGGGATTATTATGAATCATAATTTGACCGCCGTTTTAATCGCAGCGATGGCAGCACTTTTTGTGGTTTTCAATATTCGAAAGGTATTTTCGAAGCCAAAAATTCTATTTTCGCTAATTTTGGCTGGAATTTTGGCCGTTGGATTTTCTGCGATTTTTATTTTGCCGTTTCTTGAGGTTCGAGAAGTAGGAATTTACAATATTTTCAATCCTGATTTTCAAAAATGGTTTTATGTGAATGGATCGCAAGTCACTCCTGCTGACGCTTGGTTGCCAACTAATATGTTCCGTCCACCGGCTGGACATGCTTCAGTTGTGTTTGGTTTAAGTCCAGTATTATTGGTTCTAACTATTGGTTTTTTGGTTTTTCGAAAAGATATAAAAAATGAAAATTATCGCCGTTTCTCAATGATGTCAATTATAATTTCGGCAATTTTTGTGCTTTTTTCAACAAGAATCTTTGCATTTGTCCCGGCGGTTCAAAATTTTCATAGTATGTTGCAATTTAGTCAGCGGATGTTAATTATTCAATCTGTTCTTTTGCCTTTTGTGGCAGGGTATTTTATTGGTGAAAAGCTCAAAAATAAGCGTGAGATAATGATTGCCGCCGCAATTGCATCGATTTCATATATCCACATCACAACAAGTGCAATTGAACCAGGGAAGGTTTCTTTACCGATGAATGTTGGGGTTGATTATAATTTAGTCGACGGTATTAGTATCGCAATGGGAGAATATCAACCGATATTTCCAAAAGTTGAGAATGTAAAGGATATTTCTGCAACCGCTGCTGGATATGTTAAGAAAACTATTTCTGAAAAGGGACAAAAAGCTGATGTAATCTCCGGTTCGGCAAAAATCTCTGGATTTGAGAAAAAAGGTTCGAGAATGCGTTTAGCGGTTTCGGAAAATAAGAATGGTGCCGAAATTGAGCTTCCAATGTTTTATTATCCAGGTTTTAAGGCTGTACTTAATGGTAAACTTGTAAAAACTAGTTATTCGAATAAAAATCGAATGGTTTCGGTTAAACTTAATCCGGGACAAAATGGCGCCTTGGAAGTTTATTATGGTATAAGTCCAGCGACGAAAATTGGTTCGATTGTGAGCGGATTAAGCTTTTTAGCTTGTGGGTTATTTATGGTTATTAAGAGGTATAAAAATGCGAAATAA
- a CDS encoding glycosyltransferase gives MKKILIISNGPVPAPEIKNVEGGGLRAWGLANGLQNNSKDKYEVEVSYNQVFKQDNFTDELNGIKISTWEISTLAEKIQEFDSVLVSYNAGDITQTVVDNIRQDQQLILDGYVPIHIEMSARNSDNLDREYDAFNFENKIWTKALRRGDILLCANEAQKKFYTGVMAQVGRINPITYGDEDLIQIVPYGIYREKAVAKNDPVSKLVKNKKAFKLLWFGGIYPWFDLTNLLEAVKNANKTTPIELIMVGVKNPFNQHPDFIKRYEEVMDYIKNNNMDEIVHITDWVKFEDRAEWYLGSDAVVLINNIGMENTLAWRTRLVDYVWADLPIVTNGGDPMSDILEANKAVYILPDLDAKTIEKEIIKISKDKETLKQVSTNLSKVRRLFYWDKVTENLSKLISKGYKPADAGLLKEVEILNSPVLQNASGSRIVRAKNKARRITGKALRYYKNNGFAATYKIATDKVVRKIKRKTVSNIDKKPKIIIVSHQLDNTGAPFVAMDLAFDIQKQVKNLGRKLKFIAFTPINIENVRELKKAGIEVEIYTDRNLWLNYNKGDIVILNSFGLSRAVTHSTIQAAKNNTLDAFYWYGHEATPERFVDLDTRDEFVKLLESNKAKLYAVSKGSAEAYKEFFGTDKNTEVMNFRFDFPSDRFAVKDPEDFEKLDFIVTGAVSDGRKGQLPILYAFLNFYNNFYKKNPKTYRDFSLKFIGVDEAGYIKKQMEVSAKGLDGKCEIVGQIPRAKVLDFVEEANMTICYSYHESMGIFVYEGMAFGHPIIRNDCYGQEEQLIDGGNGWAVRNDDYQTLCDAIEESLNLEKTSNDKLAKMSKVSEEIAEKATHSEYFVIDEIKKVLNEN, from the coding sequence ATGAAAAAAATTTTAATCATTTCGAATGGTCCAGTTCCAGCACCAGAAATTAAAAATGTTGAAGGTGGTGGATTGAGAGCTTGGGGGCTAGCGAATGGACTTCAAAATAATTCAAAAGATAAGTATGAAGTTGAAGTTTCATATAACCAAGTTTTTAAACAAGATAATTTTACGGATGAATTAAATGGTATTAAAATTTCTACTTGGGAAATATCGACATTGGCAGAGAAAATTCAAGAATTTGATTCAGTTCTTGTTAGTTATAATGCTGGAGATATAACGCAAACAGTTGTTGATAATATACGTCAAGATCAGCAGTTAATATTGGATGGGTATGTTCCTATTCACATTGAGATGTCTGCACGAAATTCAGATAACCTTGATCGTGAATATGATGCGTTTAATTTCGAAAATAAGATATGGACAAAAGCCTTGAGAAGAGGTGATATTTTGCTATGTGCAAACGAAGCTCAAAAGAAATTTTACACAGGCGTGATGGCGCAAGTTGGCCGAATAAATCCAATAACTTATGGTGATGAAGATCTAATTCAGATTGTTCCTTATGGTATTTATCGAGAAAAAGCGGTAGCTAAGAATGATCCAGTATCGAAACTTGTTAAGAATAAAAAGGCTTTCAAACTGTTGTGGTTTGGTGGAATTTACCCTTGGTTTGATCTCACTAATCTACTCGAGGCTGTTAAAAATGCCAATAAAACAACACCAATTGAATTAATCATGGTTGGAGTTAAAAATCCATTCAATCAACACCCAGATTTCATAAAAAGATACGAAGAGGTCATGGACTATATTAAAAATAATAATATGGATGAAATCGTTCATATTACTGATTGGGTTAAATTTGAAGATAGGGCTGAATGGTATCTTGGAAGTGATGCTGTAGTGCTGATTAACAATATTGGAATGGAGAATACGCTCGCTTGGAGAACGCGGTTGGTTGATTATGTTTGGGCCGACCTACCAATTGTTACGAACGGCGGTGACCCAATGAGTGATATTTTGGAAGCAAATAAAGCGGTTTATATTTTGCCAGATCTTGATGCAAAAACTATCGAAAAAGAGATTATTAAAATTTCGAAAGATAAAGAAACTCTCAAACAAGTTTCAACAAATCTTTCAAAAGTTAGAAGACTATTTTATTGGGATAAAGTTACTGAAAATCTAAGTAAACTAATTTCTAAAGGTTATAAACCTGCCGACGCGGGGCTTTTGAAGGAAGTTGAAATTCTGAATTCGCCAGTGCTTCAAAATGCAAGTGGAAGCAGAATTGTTCGAGCTAAAAATAAAGCACGACGAATCACAGGTAAAGCCCTACGATATTACAAAAACAACGGATTCGCGGCAACATATAAAATAGCAACAGACAAAGTTGTTCGAAAAATCAAGAGAAAAACAGTTTCTAATATCGATAAAAAACCAAAGATAATTATTGTATCTCACCAACTTGATAATACGGGCGCTCCATTTGTCGCAATGGATTTGGCTTTCGATATCCAAAAACAGGTTAAAAATCTTGGGCGAAAATTAAAATTTATTGCCTTTACGCCAATTAATATTGAAAATGTTCGAGAATTAAAGAAAGCTGGTATCGAAGTTGAAATTTACACAGATAGAAACCTTTGGTTGAACTACAATAAGGGTGATATAGTTATTCTAAATAGTTTTGGACTTTCTAGGGCTGTTACACATTCAACAATTCAGGCTGCTAAAAACAATACCCTTGATGCTTTTTATTGGTATGGCCATGAAGCTACTCCTGAAAGATTTGTAGATTTGGATACAAGGGATGAATTTGTTAAACTTCTTGAAAGTAATAAAGCTAAACTTTATGCCGTATCGAAAGGCAGTGCGGAAGCTTATAAAGAATTCTTCGGAACAGATAAAAATACGGAAGTTATGAACTTTAGATTTGATTTTCCGAGTGATCGATTTGCAGTTAAAGATCCTGAAGACTTCGAAAAACTTGACTTTATCGTTACTGGAGCGGTTTCTGATGGCCGAAAAGGACAGTTGCCAATTCTTTATGCATTCTTGAATTTCTATAACAATTTCTATAAGAAAAACCCTAAAACATATCGTGATTTTAGTTTGAAATTTATTGGTGTCGATGAAGCTGGATATATTAAAAAACAAATGGAGGTTTCTGCCAAGGGATTAGATGGAAAATGTGAAATTGTAGGACAAATTCCGAGAGCAAAAGTTCTAGATTTTGTGGAAGAAGCTAATATGACAATTTGCTACTCTTATCATGAGTCAATGGGAATTTTTGTTTATGAAGGTATGGCATTTGGTCATCCGATTATTCGAAATGATTGTTATGGTCAAGAGGAACAACTAATCGATGGTGGTAATGGTTGGGCTGTTCGAAACGATGATTATCAAACACTTTGTGATGCAATAGAAGAAAGTCTAAATCTAGAAAAAACTTCAAACGATAAGCTCGCTAAAATGTCAAAAGTGTCAGAAGAAATTGCTGAAAAGGCTACGCATTCTGAATATTTTGTAATTGACGAGATTAAGAAGGTTTTGAATGAAAATTAA